Genomic segment of Streptomyces longhuiensis:
GAACCCTATAACTGCAGGTAGTTGTAGGGATTTCATTGCAATGGTTTGAACTCTAACGCAACAGCCTGCCTCCTGGTTGTTGCAATGAAATGAGAGTGAACGCTATAGTCGACCCGCCGGCTCCAGACACGGAAACCGGCACGTGACGCCGTTCGCCGCCGCTGGGTGCCGGGGTTGGTGCAGGGGTGTGAAGAGAAGGGAGTGCGTAGTGCCGGGAGGCAGACTTACTCAGCCGGAGCGTCAGCAGATCGCGCTGGGGTTGGCCGATGGCCTGGCCTATGCCGAGATCGCCAGGAACCTGGAGCGCCCGACGTCGACGATCACGCGTGAAGTGATGCGTAACGGTGGCCCGACCGCCTACCGTGCGGACCTCGCGCACCGGGCTACGGAACAGCGGGCCCGCCGCAAGCAGCCGTCGGCGCCCCGGGATCCGGGCGCGCCCACGCAGGCTTATGGGCGTGACGCGGAAGCGGTGCGCGCGTACGAAGAGACGTTCACGACCGTCCTCATACAGTCGGGCACGCCGAAGATGATGGCGCGGGTCATGTCCTGCCTCACTCTCACCGACACGGGCAGTCTGACCGCGGCCGAACTCGTCCAGCGCCTGCAGGTCAGTCCTGCTTCCGTCTCGAAGGCGGTCGCGTTCTTGGAGAGTCAGGGCATGGTCCGCCGGGAACGCGATGAACGCCGCCGTGAGCGTTATGTCGTGGACAACGACATCATGTACCAGTCGATGATGGCGTCCGCCCGCTCCACGGCCCACATGGTCGACATCGCGCGCCAGGGCGTCGGCGTCCTCGGGTCGGGCACTCCGGCCGCGACCCGTCTGGAGAACATCGCCCGCTTCCTCGACTTCGTCTCCGAAAGCATCGCGCGCGCGGCGGAACAGGCCCGCGACATCCTCCACACCCAACCCGAACCGCCAGAAGACAGCACTACCTGAGCCGCGCCCACACCCGGACAGTCTGCCTGTCACTTGAGGGAGAGGCGCTCGCGCTGATGACGGGCATGCCATGTCCGCCGGGCGCAGGCGGGACGGCTGTGGGAAGTCCGGTTCGGGCAACAGGTGCTGAACCGGCCTTTTCGGGGGTCCGAGGTGGTCGATGACTCGGTCCGTGGCGGACGTCGAGGTCCCGAACTACGGGCCGAGCTGCCGCATCGTCAAGTTCATTCGCCAGTACGCTGCGACCGGCAGAACGCGCTCCTCCAGTGCCAAGCCCAAGGGCCTTCTCCGGCCGGTGCCGCTCCACCGCACCGCAGCGCGGTGACGAGTTTGCGGAAGCTCCGCGGGCTCAGCCCGGTGAACAGGAACTATCCACGACGACGGTGACGCCGTGATCACACCAGTCACACGAAGACGATCACACCTGGTGCGCCCTATGAGGAGCGTGTGACGGCTTTGCGGGCGTCGGCCAACCGCAGCCGATTCTCCTGCAGCCACTCCGAGCCGACATCGATCGGCACACGTACTGCAATCTGCGTCGACGGCGAGTCATGCACCGTGACCTCCAGCGGATCATCCGGAGCCACCTCCAACCAGGCGCTACGGCCACCCGCTGGCCACTCGGCCCCCTCATCGGCCTGAAGAGCATCGAGACACCGTTCCCACTCATCCAGGTCCTCCAGCGACACCCGCAACCCAACCCGTCCAGTGATGAAGCCGCTCTCCACAACAATCTCGGCCGCGTAGTACCGCTCTTCCTCCATCAGCAAAGGCTCACCGCATCTCACCTCAACCGTGACACTCTGAACCGAATCTGCGAAACGGAAGAGTTCGAACGCCTGCACTTCGTCGACCACAGCAGTTGCCTCGTGAACACTCGATGAACCAGGTTGCTCGTGATCCTCTCCCACGCACCGTCCTACAGGACAGCTTCACGAGACACATTGCGGGCCAACCCTTAGCTAGGACTTGTCCGTTCGATCATGTGACAGAGGTAGCTGGGAACCGTGGTCTTGCCTGCTCACTGAGGGGGTCACAGAGGAGCCGACTCCACCCTGCCCGTAAAACGGCCCCCCACTTGATCCGCGAGCCAATGGACGCGGGCGATCTGGTCTCCGTTGCGGTTCCGCGCGTGCACGTGGACGGTGTGGTCCTGTGAGGGTTCGCTCTGGTAGAGGTCCCGGGAATTCACGCTCAGCGTGAGGTAGGCGTACTTCTGTGAGATCTCCTCCAGTCCCGCTTCGGGAACCGCCAGCCATGCGTCCAGATCCCACCGAACAGAAGCGGGATCTGGCCCCAGGGCGGCGATGAAGGGCTCGGCGCGATCTAGCGGACGCCCCCAGTCGAACACTCGGATCGGCAGGCAGTCTGCGGGATTGTCACCGGCCTCCGACGAACCATGCTCTTTGCCGGCCGACGCCGACCATTCGAGGTCGGGCAGTACGCGACAAACGTGCTCCAGGACATCCGGAGACCTGATCAGGGCTTCGAAATCGACCTCGCCCTGACGGATGTCTGCCATGTCCAGCAAGGTTCGCACGGCACGTATCGCTTCGGGGAGGTCGGCGGTGGTGAGGATGGCAGACGCATGCGAGTTGCTCATCCCGGAACCATAGAGGGGCACTCGCGACCCTGCCCAACGAGTTCTGGACTGCCGAGTGTTTGACGGACCGAAGCCAGTTGGCAACCGCCGCTGCGGTGACGGTTCCAAGGAAGACGCAACTGCGCTTGTCGTGCCGCTCGGACACCGGTCGCAACTGCTTGAGCCAGTTGACCGCCCGTTGTTGAGGGTGCGTCTTGGTTACTCGTCAGTGCGGAAGACCTGGGCCGCTCAGGGCTTTGCCAGCCGCCTGCTCAAGTGGGAAGGCGCCCAAGCCCTCGGCCGTAAGCTGGAGATCGTCCCGCCAGAAGCCGGGGTAATGCGGGTTCTCAGTCCAGCCCAAGTGGTGGGCGGTAGAGCCGACTTACGTTTGGTCGGCGGCCCATCGCCGCCTGACCCACGACTCCGAGACCAGCCCCGCCGCTGCTGGGACGGCCATGAACCGCCGGGTGTGATGGCCGGCGTCATGGTCCGCCGACCGAGCAGCGGCCGATCAGCCCCTCGTTCAAGACCTTGGGGGTGAGGTCTCCACCCCGATCTGGGATGATCGCGCTGTGTTGCGTAGCGTTGAGATCACTGCCGAACTGGCCAACTCCTTGCGAGGCGAGAGCTTCCACAACCTTCACTGGCAGAAGAAGCTGGAGCTGAGTCTGGACTGCTTCGTCTGCCAACGCTCGGGGCGTACGACCTCCTTCCAGTACGGCCAGGAGTACGCCCTGTGCTCGGCCGATTCGGAGCACCCCGAGCACCCCACGGCTGCCAGGATCGCCGCCTTCGACGTCACCGACGAGCAGGAGCGCACGGCGCTGCAAGTCGCCGTCGACTACTGGTGGGCGCCTTTCCACGACGCGAAGCGCAATCAGGCGGCCGCCGCGCTGTCGCTCACACCGTGGGTCCGCCTGTATCTCGGGTACTACTGCCCGCAGGCCCGGCAGTCCGGGACGTTCAGCATCCAGACCAACATGATTCGTCCGGTACGAGACTCGTGCGACCACTGCGACCAACTGCTCGCCACCAGCAAAGACGCTCCCGCCATCCGGCTCCTCACCTGAGCCCTATCCCCGTGTCTTTGCCAGGCGAACCCGTGCACGCGCCGGTACTCAGCCACTGGCGTCAGGTCCACCGGTGCTCTCACTGGCCCGTCCGCACGTTCGCCACGGGCCGGATCTTGCGGACTCATCGGCCATGCACTGGACCCGGGCAGCCGAAGACGGTAGGTCCTGGTCGACGCGATGGGGGACCATCAGCATCAACATTTCGTTGAAATTCTCGAGAGTGGGATGAAATACGGTAGAGGTGTCCTGAGCAGCTGATACCACACGGAAATGGGCAACGGATACATTTCTGAGTACTCCAGGTTCATTCAGTCTCAGGGGCAGAGTGATCCAGGTTCATACGGCTGCGGGACCAGGCCGGGTATCGCCGGCGGGTCCTGCATACGGCCCGTTCCGTAAGACGAGCGGAGTGCGACAGGCGACGGAGGCCGAATGCACACGAACGCGCAGCAGGCCGCACACTCTGCGCCGCGGCGAGGGCACCGCCACAGGCTGCTGGGCCTGAGCAGCCTCGCCGGCCAGCTGATGTGGGTACAGCTGGGGCTCGTGGTGGTCCTCGTCGGCGTCACGGTCCTGGCGCTGGTGCTGCAGTCGCGCACGGCCATCTTGCGGGAGGCGGAGCACCGTTCACGGGCGGTGGCCGAAACCTTCGCGCAGGCGCCGGGAATCGTGCCGGCGCTGGACAGCTCCGATCCCAGCGCGGTCCTGCAGCCCTGGGCCGAGCGGGTTCGCCGCAAGGCCGGTGTCGACGCCGTGGTGGTCTTCAGCCCGAAGGGAATCCGCTACACCCACCCCGATCCGAAGCTGATCGGCAAACACGTGGTCGGTCCCTACAAGCCGTCCCTCACCCGCGGGGCGTTCACCCGCACGGCCAAGGTGAGCACCGGCGTCACGGTGGTCTCCATCGTGTCGGTCACCCGTAACGACGGTTCGGTGGCCGGATTCGTCTCGGTGGGCATCACAGTGAAGCGGCTGCACAGCACGGAGGCGGCCCAGCTGCCTGTCCTGCTGGGCGGCGCCGCGGGCGCCTTCCTCCTCTCGGCGGGCGCAACGCTGCTGGTCGGCCGCCGGCTGCGCCGGCAGACCCACGGTCTGGGCCCGGTCGAGCTGACCCGGATGTACGAGCATCACGACGCGGTGCTGCACGCGGTCCGCGAAGGCGTACTCATCATGGACGCCGACCACCGTCTGCTGATGGCGAACGACGAGGCGCGGCGCCTGCTGGGCCTGGGACCCGGCAGGGAGGGCGAGCGGATCACGGACCTGGGAATGGACCGCCGGACCGTCGATCTGCTCACCGCCGACCACGTCGTCTCGGACGCCGTCGGCCCGGCCGGCGACCGGCTCCTGGCGATCAACATCCGGCCCACCGACGCGTCCGGCGGCCCGGCGGGCAGCGTGGCGACCCTGCGCGACACCACGGAGCTCCGCGCGCTGTCGGGCCGTGCCGAAGCCGCCCGGGAGCGACTGCGACTGCTGCACGACGCAGGGGCCAGGGTCGGGACCACACTCGACGTGCGCCGCACAGTTCAGGAAATGGCAGATGTGGCCGTACCTCGGTTCGCCGATCTCGTCACCGTCGAGTTGGCGGACCGAGTCATGCGCGGTGACGAACCGTCGCTCCCGAGCGACCTGCTGCGTCGCATGGCGGTCAGCGCGGGCCCGTCACCTGGAGGCGGGACCAGTGCCGCCGGCAGGTCGGCCGGCGAGGACTCGGCCGCGGTGGCGCCCGGCGCGCACCGTACCGGACGTGTGCCCCAGGGCCCGGCCCCGTCAGTGCATCCTTTCCCCGTGGATGAGTCGGTCTCCTACTCCCTTCCGGCCCCGCAGGCGCAGGCGATGGCGACTCATCAGGCGGTGCTCGAAGCCGACTTGGCCGGCCTCGAGGCACGCCTGGAGGAGTCCGGGTACGACGGACGGATCCGGGAGCCGGGGCTCGGTTCGCTCATCACCGTGCCGGTCATGGCCCGGGGCGTGGTGCTGGGCGTGGCCAACTTCTGGCGGCACCAGGCGTCCGGTCCGTTCGACGAGGATGATCTCTCCTTGGCGGAGGAGCTCGTCGGCCGGGCCGGCATCAGCATCGACAACGCCCGCCGCTTCACGCGGGAGCACACCACTGCGGTGACCCTGCAGCGCAGCCTGCTGCCCGGGGCGCTGCCGCACCAGGAGGCGGTGGAGGCGGCGTACCGCTACCTGCCGGCCCAGGCCGAACAGGCCGGGGTGGGCGGCGACTGGTTCGACGTCATCCCCCTGCCCGGGGCGCGGGTGGCGCTGGTCGTCGGAGACGTCGTCGGCCACAGCCTGCACGCGGCCGCCACGATGGGCCGCCTGCAAACCGCGGTACAGAGCTTCTCCGCGCTGGACCTGCCCCCCGACGAACTGCTCGGCTGCCTGGACGAACTGGTCACCAAGATCGACGACAACGTCGGTCCGGACGCTGACCGGATCTCCGGCGCGACCTGTCTGTACGTCATCTACGACCCGGCGTCAGGACACTGCACAATCGCGACGAACGGCCACCCCGGGCCCGCGCTCGTGCAGCCCGACGGCACGGTGTCCTTTCCCGACATCCCCGTCTCACCGCCACTCGGCCTCGGCGGCGAGCCGTTCGAGAAAGCCGAACTGGACCTTCCCGAAGGGAGCCGGCTGGTCCTGTTCACCAACGGTCTGGTCGCCGACCGGCACCGGGACTTCGACACCGGCATCGAGCAACTGCGCCAGGCGCTGACCGGGCTGCCGGACGCCACGCCGGAGGAGAGCTGCCAGGGCATCCTCGACGCAGTACTGCCGCCGCACCCGAGCGACGACATCGCCCTGCTCGTCGCCCGGACCCGCCGACTGGATGTGGAGCACATCGCCGAGTGGACAGTGGACCGCGACCCGGCCGCCGTCGCGCACATTCGTACCGAGGCGGTCGGCCGGCTCGCCGCGTGGGGTCTGGAAGAACTCGGCTACGCCACCGAACTGATCCTCAGTGAACTGGTCACCAACGCCATCCGCTACAGCACCGGCCCCATCCAGGTCCGGCTGATGCGCACCCGCAGCCTGATCTGCGAGGTAGCGGACGGCAGCACCACGGCCCCGCACCTGCGTCGGGCGGCGACAACTGACGAAGGAGGCCGCGGGCTCTACCTCGTCTCCCGCTTCGCTCAACGCTGGGGCACGCGCTACCTGGACCGAGGCAAAATCGTGTGGACCGAACAGTCGCTGGTTGCCGAAGCACTGCCCGTGAACGGCGTCACGGACGACGCTCTGCTGGATCAGTGGGACGACACGGGCTGGTGACGACCGGACCCGGCCCGCCCATGACTGAGCGAGCCGGAAGATGCACGGCTCCGTTTCCACTCGGCCGCGCATTTCGGTAAGCAGGAACAGCGCGGTGGGCGGGGTGTCCGCTGCGTGGGAGGGTTCAGTCCGTGGCGATCAGCATTCCGCCCTCCTGGGCTCGCCAGCTGTGCTCACCGCCCCGTCGGCGATGTCGCGGACGTCCAGCGTCATTTCGCCGTCGTCGTCTTTGCGCGCGGTCATGGCCGGCAGCCGCAGGGTGTGAAGCAGGTGCCCGGTGCCCGGTGCCCGGTGCCCGCGTCGAGGATGAGGAGGTCGGCGCGGACCCGGCAACCGGCGTCCGTGGGAGTGAGGGACGGCTGGCGCACGACGTACACCCGGCCGTCAGCGATCTGGCCGGTGATGCTCGCCGTTGGCTCACCTCCCCGCTGCCGGGTCGCGATGAGCGGGACGCGGACATCGCACTGAGAGGCGAGGCGGGGCGGGGAGCTGTGGCGGGGGGCGGGTGACCTCAATGGGCCGCGCCCCGAAGGGAATTACTCGGCCGTGTCGAGCTCCACGTCCAGGCCCTGGGTCGTGTTCCAGAACTCGGGGCCTGCATTCTGGAGCCGGGTGGCGGCGTGTTCGAGGTGGCGGCGGGCAGCTGTGCGGGCCGCCTTGGGGTTGCCCTGCTCGATGGCCGTGAGGATGGAGTCGTGTTCCTCGCGCACCGCGTCGTAGAAGTCGTCGCGGCGGGCTTCGTTGGCGCGGGTGACGCGGATGCCGCCCCGGGAGACTTCGCCGAGGTAGCGGAGGGTGGAGACCATGACCGTGTTGCCGGTCGACTCCGCGATGGAGCGGTGGAAGGCCAGGTCCTCGTCGGCGCCGTCGCCTCCCGCCGCGACCGCCGCGTCGATCGCGGCCAGGGCCTGCCGCATCCGCGCGTGGTCGTCGGCGGTGGCGCGGGTGGCGGCGAGCTCGGCCGCCTCGCCCTCCATGGCGCGGCGGACCTCGACGATCTGCAGCACCTTGGCCTTGGTGTCGGTGCTGTCGGTGGTGTCGGCGTCCAGGTCGAGTGGACGGGTGCGCCGGGGCAGGACGAAGACGCCCCGCCCCTGGCGCGCCTCGACCAGACCCGCGTTGCTCAGCCGGGACACGGCCTCGCGGATCACGGTGCGGCTGACACCGAGCTGCTTGACCAGTTCGACCTCGGTCGGCAGTTTGTCGCCCGTGGTCAGCCGTCCGGACTCGATCTCGTCCGCGAGCATCGCGGCGACGCGGTCCGCGAGCCGGACGGGCCCGTCCACCTTGGTAAACATGGTTGTCAGTCTATCGGTGTGGACTTGGCCGCCGTGGCGGTGACCGCTTCCGCGTGGTCGGCGACGTACTGGCGCACGACCGCCGCGAAGTCCGCGTCGGGCTCAAGCCCGAGCCGGGCCGCGCGGGCGTTGTCGAAGGCGGCCGGCCACGAGCCGACGATGGCCTCGACGGCCGGGTCCGGCGCGACCTTCACCAGGTCGGCGACGGCGTCCCCGGCGACCTGACGCAGCGTGTCGAGGATGTCGGCGACCGTGACCGTGAGGGCCGGGAGGTTGACCGGGAGGCTGCCGGACAGTTGCCCGGGGCCTTCGCCGCGCTCGGCCTGGGCCACGCGCAGAATGCCCTCGACCGTGCGGCGCGGGGAAGCGAGGGCGACCCGCAGGTCCGGGCTGACCGGGCAGGTCGCATCGAGCCCGGCCAGCGGCTCGCGGACGATGCCGGACAGGAAGCCGGAGGCCGCCGCGTTCGGCTTGCCGGGGCGTACCGAGACAGTCATCAGGCGGGTGACGCGGCCGTCGAGGAAGCCGCGGCGGGTGTATTCGGCTATCAGCTGCTCGCAGATCCGCTTCTGGACGCCGTAGCTGGACTGCGGCGTGGGCAGCGTGGACTCGCTGACGACCTCCGGCAGCGGCAACGCGGCGTCCGAGCCGTAGACGGCGACGCTGCTGGCGAAGACCACCCGCACCGATACACCGCCGGCGGCCGACTGGGCGCGCGCGGCCTCGAGGAGGGCGCGGGTCGTGTCCAGGTTGGCGCCCATGCCGAGGTCGAAGTCGGCCTCGCACTCGGCGGAGACTGCGGCCGCGAGGTGGATCACCACGTCCACGGGCTGCGCGAACAGGTCGCCGAGGCGCTCGGTCAGGTCGCCCTGGACCACGTCCACGAGCGGGTCGGCGGCCAGCGGCGACCCCTGCGGTACGAAGAGGTCGGCGAGCACGAGGCGGGTGATGGGGGCGCCGTCGAACGTGCGCTGCTCCAGCAGGGCCTCGGCGACCTGGCGGCCCAGGAAGCCGAAGCCACCCGTGATGACGATCCTCATGCGTTTTCTCCTTGGAGCTTGTTCAGCCAGCCGAGACCTTCGCTCGTGCCGGCCTTGGGGAAGTACTCGCAGCCGATCCAGCCGTCGAAGCCCAGCTCATCGACGACGGACATAAGATGACGGAGGTTCAGTTCCCCGGCATCGGGCTCGTGACGGTCGGGGACGCCCGCGATCTGAAGGTGGGCGACGCGGCCGGTGGGCAGGTCGCGGCGGAGTGTGGCGGTGAGGTCGCCCTCGACGATCTGGCAGTGGTACAGGTCGAGCTGGACCTTCAGGTTGGGGGCGCCCACCTCTTGGACGACGGCGTGGGCGTCGGCCTGTCGGCTGAGGAAGTAGCCCGGCATGTCACGGCCGTTGATCGGCTCGATCAGGATGTCGACGCCCGCCGCCGCGGCCTGTTCGGCGGCGTACGCGAGGTTGGACAGGTAGGTCGCGCGGTAGGGCGCCGGGTCGGCGCTCCGCGGTACCAGGCCCGCCATCATGTGCACGCGCGGGCAGTCGAGCGCGGCGGCGTACTCCAGGGCGCGGTCGACGCCGTCGCGCACCTCCGCCTCGCGTCCGGGCAGCGCCGCGATCCCGCGCTCACCCGCGTCCCAGTCCCCGGGCGGCGCGTTGAACAGCACCTGCCGCAGGCCGTGCGCGTCGAGACGGCGCCGCAGCTCGGTCACCTCGTACGCGTACGGGAAGAGGTACTCGACGGCCTCGAAGCCGTCCGCGGCGGCCGCGGCGAAGCGGTCGGGGAAGTCGTGTTCGGGATACAGGGTGGACAGGTTCGCGGCGAACCTCGGCATGGTGACTCCGTTCGGTGTGAGACCGGTTCGGTCAGCGGTTGACGACGCTCTTCTTGGTGGC
This window contains:
- a CDS encoding MarR family transcriptional regulator — its product is MPGGRLTQPERQQIALGLADGLAYAEIARNLERPTSTITREVMRNGGPTAYRADLAHRATEQRARRKQPSAPRDPGAPTQAYGRDAEAVRAYEETFTTVLIQSGTPKMMARVMSCLTLTDTGSLTAAELVQRLQVSPASVSKAVAFLESQGMVRRERDERRRERYVVDNDIMYQSMMASARSTAHMVDIARQGVGVLGSGTPAATRLENIARFLDFVSESIARAAEQARDILHTQPEPPEDSTT
- a CDS encoding DUF5959 family protein is translated as MVDEVQAFELFRFADSVQSVTVEVRCGEPLLMEEERYYAAEIVVESGFITGRVGLRVSLEDLDEWERCLDALQADEGAEWPAGGRSAWLEVAPDDPLEVTVHDSPSTQIAVRVPIDVGSEWLQENRLRLADARKAVTRSS
- a CDS encoding SpoIIE family protein phosphatase/ATP-binding protein, coding for MHTNAQQAAHSAPRRGHRHRLLGLSSLAGQLMWVQLGLVVVLVGVTVLALVLQSRTAILREAEHRSRAVAETFAQAPGIVPALDSSDPSAVLQPWAERVRRKAGVDAVVVFSPKGIRYTHPDPKLIGKHVVGPYKPSLTRGAFTRTAKVSTGVTVVSIVSVTRNDGSVAGFVSVGITVKRLHSTEAAQLPVLLGGAAGAFLLSAGATLLVGRRLRRQTHGLGPVELTRMYEHHDAVLHAVREGVLIMDADHRLLMANDEARRLLGLGPGREGERITDLGMDRRTVDLLTADHVVSDAVGPAGDRLLAINIRPTDASGGPAGSVATLRDTTELRALSGRAEAARERLRLLHDAGARVGTTLDVRRTVQEMADVAVPRFADLVTVELADRVMRGDEPSLPSDLLRRMAVSAGPSPGGGTSAAGRSAGEDSAAVAPGAHRTGRVPQGPAPSVHPFPVDESVSYSLPAPQAQAMATHQAVLEADLAGLEARLEESGYDGRIREPGLGSLITVPVMARGVVLGVANFWRHQASGPFDEDDLSLAEELVGRAGISIDNARRFTREHTTAVTLQRSLLPGALPHQEAVEAAYRYLPAQAEQAGVGGDWFDVIPLPGARVALVVGDVVGHSLHAAATMGRLQTAVQSFSALDLPPDELLGCLDELVTKIDDNVGPDADRISGATCLYVIYDPASGHCTIATNGHPGPALVQPDGTVSFPDIPVSPPLGLGGEPFEKAELDLPEGSRLVLFTNGLVADRHRDFDTGIEQLRQALTGLPDATPEESCQGILDAVLPPHPSDDIALLVARTRRLDVEHIAEWTVDRDPAAVAHIRTEAVGRLAAWGLEELGYATELILSELVTNAIRYSTGPIQVRLMRTRSLICEVADGSTTAPHLRRAATTDEGGRGLYLVSRFAQRWGTRYLDRGKIVWTEQSLVAEALPVNGVTDDALLDQWDDTGW
- a CDS encoding FadR/GntR family transcriptional regulator; amino-acid sequence: MFTKVDGPVRLADRVAAMLADEIESGRLTTGDKLPTEVELVKQLGVSRTVIREAVSRLSNAGLVEARQGRGVFVLPRRTRPLDLDADTTDSTDTKAKVLQIVEVRRAMEGEAAELAATRATADDHARMRQALAAIDAAVAAGGDGADEDLAFHRSIAESTGNTVMVSTLRYLGEVSRGGIRVTRANEARRDDFYDAVREEHDSILTAIEQGNPKAARTAARRHLEHAATRLQNAGPEFWNTTQGLDVELDTAE
- the denD gene encoding D-erythronate dehydrogenase, which produces MRIVITGGFGFLGRQVAEALLEQRTFDGAPITRLVLADLFVPQGSPLAADPLVDVVQGDLTERLGDLFAQPVDVVIHLAAAVSAECEADFDLGMGANLDTTRALLEAARAQSAAGGVSVRVVFASSVAVYGSDAALPLPEVVSESTLPTPQSSYGVQKRICEQLIAEYTRRGFLDGRVTRLMTVSVRPGKPNAAASGFLSGIVREPLAGLDATCPVSPDLRVALASPRRTVEGILRVAQAERGEGPGQLSGSLPVNLPALTVTVADILDTLRQVAGDAVADLVKVAPDPAVEAIVGSWPAAFDNARAARLGLEPDADFAAVVRQYVADHAEAVTATAAKSTPID
- the otnI gene encoding 2-oxo-tetronate isomerase is translated as MPRFAANLSTLYPEHDFPDRFAAAAADGFEAVEYLFPYAYEVTELRRRLDAHGLRQVLFNAPPGDWDAGERGIAALPGREAEVRDGVDRALEYAAALDCPRVHMMAGLVPRSADPAPYRATYLSNLAYAAEQAAAAGVDILIEPINGRDMPGYFLSRQADAHAVVQEVGAPNLKVQLDLYHCQIVEGDLTATLRRDLPTGRVAHLQIAGVPDRHEPDAGELNLRHLMSVVDELGFDGWIGCEYFPKAGTSEGLGWLNKLQGENA